One genomic region from Sphingobacterium sp. UGAL515B_05 encodes:
- a CDS encoding DUF6443 domain-containing protein has product MVTTLAGSGSASSVNGTGTAASFYGMKGIAADASGNLYVSEYNGCKIRKITPAGVVTTFAGSGSAGNVNGTGTGASFYFPMAITVDGSGNVYVTQLDNRVRKITPSGVVTTIAGTGSSGSDNGSPMSATFSSLNGIFALSVDNLYLGDSGNYQMRWVGNGNGYSITPALPAGMAFNKSTGVISGTPTGAKALTSYTITAYNAAGSSTKTVSFAVASSITNNDIGSFGKNNIVTRTVRKAGYKTASSLLGKPVDSANVSIDYVDGLGRTVQNVRWQASPSKNDIVQHLEYDNNGRDSIKYLPHVKNGANNGSFNGAAKVDQLAYYSAGNTWDAAVVKTDNPYSATKFDNSPLNRITEQGAYGQAWQFTSNRSTVGTTSESGHTLVSEYGTNVAGDIRKWTINADNISADGSAYYAAKKLYKTVSKSENWIADSAKAGTIEEYIDIFENRLVLKRVWLTKTKALNTYYVYDDYGNLRYVVPPGYSSSTLKETNDNDFNELIYAYKYDERLRITEKKIPGKGWEYFVYNKNDQPILTQDSVQRSVGKWSYTKYDAFGRIASTGIYTNTLADQKTRAQVQAIADGISAIWEIRTGTTYSNNAFPNTALQLSELTVNYYDDYSFKTTAVLSATSGLDSTWMVNGLLTGTKIAKDDGSSPLLSVNYYNKFGDVVEIVSDNHLGGVDRVTNSYNFTGDLLTSKRQHRISGSTDLTTLLTTNEYDHVGRLTQTKKRVNSQTEFIQSRLAYNDIGQLKTKSLHSENSGSNFLTSIAYQYNERGWMTKTSSPQFTSQLNYNKNGTTVLANAQYNGNIAQQLWGYAATTSNTFTYGYDALNRLKNGVSTGTVMSEVLTYDDMGNIKTLIRDSGTTISYNYSNNNKSNRLASLSGGLTGTFAYDGNGNATKDRTGMTLGYNYLSLPKTAVGGGKSISYIYDATGSKLNRTSTVGGTTTQQDYLGGIEYSRTGSASPVIERIATEDGFLLNSSGSYSYYYNLTDHLGNVRIVLKKDGTATAPLATVMQKQDYYPFGKTKSIATSIDNKYLYNSKEIQKDLNLGTHNLGSSYVLEGQYDYGARFYDAEIGRWNVVDPLADIFEDFSPYNYGINNPILMDDPTGMAADTVIRARVRGPQVLVFRNAPKRGPVRGFWAGVEQVLTGGNHDGYKYDWDGKPIGYAPVMGMPPDIGVAAIAGNINAVYKGFKKGIPYIGKTFNFLKRYSKAERELMKLKTLFSGIDDPILLRAVEQKVLEVQKSLGKVSNQRNAFNPNRTDYETYMLKAEKWLNENYPNWKDLLQN; this is encoded by the coding sequence GTGGTAACAACGTTAGCTGGATCGGGGTCTGCAAGCAGCGTTAATGGCACGGGGACAGCGGCCAGTTTTTACGGGATGAAAGGAATTGCAGCAGATGCTTCCGGAAATTTATATGTCTCTGAATACAATGGCTGTAAGATCCGAAAGATCACACCTGCAGGAGTTGTAACTACATTTGCCGGATCTGGATCGGCAGGTAATGTTAACGGTACAGGAACCGGTGCCAGTTTTTATTTCCCCATGGCTATTACTGTGGATGGATCGGGAAATGTGTATGTGACCCAATTGGACAACCGCGTCCGCAAGATCACGCCCTCCGGTGTAGTCACAACAATCGCAGGAACAGGGAGTAGCGGCAGCGATAATGGAAGTCCAATGTCCGCTACTTTCTCCAGCTTAAACGGAATCTTCGCACTTTCTGTGGATAACCTTTACCTAGGGGATTCCGGAAACTATCAGATGCGCTGGGTTGGGAATGGCAACGGTTACAGCATCACCCCGGCATTGCCAGCAGGAATGGCATTTAATAAGTCAACAGGGGTGATATCAGGTACGCCAACAGGCGCAAAAGCATTGACCAGTTACACCATTACAGCCTACAATGCCGCTGGAAGTTCAACCAAAACGGTGAGTTTCGCAGTAGCCTCCAGTATAACCAACAATGACATCGGAAGTTTTGGAAAAAATAACATCGTCACCAGGACCGTTCGGAAAGCAGGATACAAAACAGCTTCATCTCTTTTGGGTAAACCGGTGGACAGTGCAAATGTCTCCATAGACTATGTTGATGGCCTAGGCAGAACAGTGCAGAATGTCAGATGGCAGGCCAGTCCGTCAAAGAATGATATCGTACAGCATCTGGAATATGATAATAATGGCCGAGATAGTATCAAGTATCTCCCACATGTTAAAAATGGAGCTAATAACGGTAGTTTTAATGGAGCTGCCAAGGTGGATCAGTTAGCATACTATTCGGCCGGGAATACTTGGGATGCAGCTGTGGTGAAAACGGATAACCCATATTCGGCTACAAAATTCGACAACAGTCCGCTGAACCGTATAACTGAACAGGGAGCATACGGACAGGCATGGCAGTTTACCTCGAATCGGTCAACGGTTGGTACAACGAGTGAATCAGGCCATACATTGGTTTCTGAGTATGGGACCAATGTGGCCGGGGATATTCGAAAATGGACAATAAATGCAGACAATATCAGCGCAGATGGCAGTGCATATTATGCAGCAAAAAAACTCTATAAAACTGTCTCAAAAAGTGAGAACTGGATAGCTGACAGTGCAAAGGCCGGAACAATAGAGGAATACATTGACATATTTGAAAATAGACTTGTTCTTAAAAGGGTTTGGTTGACCAAGACAAAAGCACTGAATACCTATTACGTCTATGATGACTATGGCAATTTAAGATATGTTGTTCCACCGGGGTATAGCTCTTCTACATTAAAAGAAACCAATGATAATGATTTCAATGAACTCATATACGCATATAAATATGATGAAAGGCTCAGGATAACCGAAAAGAAGATCCCGGGAAAGGGTTGGGAATATTTTGTCTACAACAAAAATGACCAGCCTATATTGACCCAGGATTCTGTGCAGCGTTCCGTGGGAAAATGGAGCTATACAAAATATGATGCCTTCGGTCGTATCGCTTCGACCGGTATCTATACAAATACCCTTGCAGATCAGAAAACCCGGGCTCAGGTACAGGCAATTGCTGACGGAATATCAGCTATCTGGGAAATCCGTACCGGAACTACTTATAGTAATAATGCATTCCCAAATACAGCCTTACAATTGTCGGAGTTAACAGTGAACTATTATGATGACTACAGTTTCAAGACGACCGCCGTTCTCTCTGCGACTTCTGGTCTAGACAGTACCTGGATGGTGAATGGACTATTAACAGGGACAAAAATAGCGAAAGATGACGGCTCATCGCCTTTATTATCCGTAAACTATTATAATAAATTTGGCGATGTTGTGGAAATCGTTTCCGACAATCATCTTGGAGGGGTGGACAGAGTAACCAATAGCTATAATTTTACGGGAGATCTACTAACGAGCAAAAGACAGCATAGGATCAGTGGTTCTACGGATTTGACAACACTCTTGACCACAAATGAATATGACCATGTTGGGCGATTGACACAGACAAAGAAGAGGGTCAATAGCCAGACCGAATTTATCCAGAGCCGACTCGCTTATAATGACATTGGACAGCTGAAAACCAAGTCACTTCATAGTGAAAACAGCGGAAGCAACTTTTTGACAAGTATCGCCTATCAGTACAATGAACGAGGTTGGATGACCAAGACAAGTTCTCCCCAGTTTACCTCCCAGCTGAACTATAATAAAAACGGCACAACTGTATTAGCAAACGCGCAGTATAACGGCAATATAGCCCAGCAGCTATGGGGATATGCAGCTACAACAAGTAATACTTTTACCTATGGTTATGATGCATTGAATAGGTTGAAGAACGGGGTGAGTACTGGAACTGTGATGAGTGAAGTCTTGACCTATGATGACATGGGCAATATCAAAACCCTGATTCGTGATAGTGGTACTACAATCAGCTATAATTACAGCAATAATAACAAGAGCAATCGGCTTGCAAGCCTTTCAGGAGGATTGACGGGGACATTTGCATATGATGGAAATGGTAACGCGACCAAAGACCGTACAGGGATGACATTGGGCTACAATTACCTGAGCCTGCCAAAAACAGCAGTTGGAGGTGGTAAAAGCATTTCTTATATCTATGATGCGACGGGAAGTAAGTTGAACAGGACGTCAACTGTTGGCGGAACAACCACGCAGCAAGACTATTTAGGTGGTATTGAATATAGTAGAACTGGATCCGCCAGTCCCGTTATTGAGCGTATTGCTACAGAGGACGGTTTTTTGTTGAACAGCTCTGGCAGCTATAGTTATTATTACAATCTGACCGATCATTTGGGTAATGTCCGTATAGTGCTGAAGAAAGATGGCACAGCTACAGCCCCATTAGCAACGGTGATGCAGAAACAGGATTATTATCCATTTGGCAAGACGAAATCCATTGCAACAAGTATTGATAATAAGTATCTTTACAATAGTAAAGAAATACAGAAAGATCTGAATCTAGGCACACATAATTTGGGTAGTAGTTATGTGCTGGAAGGTCAATATGACTACGGGGCGAGGTTTTATGACGCGGAGATAGGCAGGTGGAATGTGGTGGATCCGCTGGCCGATATATTCGAAGATTTTTCTCCGTACAACTATGGCATAAACAATCCGATATTGATGGATGATCCAACTGGAATGGCTGCTGATACGGTTATTAGAGCTAGAGTACGGGGTCCACAGGTTTTAGTATTTAGAAATGCACCTAAAAGAGGCCCTGTTCGGGGGTTCTGGGCGGGAGTTGAACAAGTTTTGACGGGTGGAAATCACGATGGATATAAATACGACTGGGACGGAAAGCCAATTGGTTATGCTCCAGTTATGGGGATGCCTCCTGATATTGGAGTTGCTGCTATCGCTGGAAATATTAATGCGGTTTATAAAGGTTTTAAAAAAGGAATACCTTATATTGGTAAGACATTCAATTTTTTAAAACGGTATAGTAAAGCGGAACGAGAGTTGATGAAATTAAAGACACTTTTCTCTGGTATTGATGATCCAATTTTATTAAGAGCGGTGGAACAAAAAGTATTAGAAGTTCAAAAATCTCTTGGAAAAGTCTCTAATCAAAGAAACGCATTCAATCCAAATAGAACTGACTATGAGACTTATATGTTGAAAGCTGAAAAGTGGTTGAATGAGAACTACCCTAATTGGAAAGATTTATTACAAAATTGA
- a CDS encoding GspE/PulE family protein, which yields MGTAYHFSTEILHAISRDIAWHYRIIPFDRNSKEIHFYTDRSTDLSGLENELAILFDEHIILEITSSAQIEEWLNKHYFGEKQSEGNEAVKNLVFNADFLDNLIYEAKQLKSSDIHIETYENRCRVRVRIDGMMVERYVLKREDYPALINKIKIMSNLDIAEKRLPQDGRIHYRRNQDQFDIRVSVLPTLHGEKVVLRLLNNNATNIQLDKLGMSPEDYENYLHGVKKPNGILLISGPTGSGKTTTLYATLKHLNKTTNNILTIEDPIEYTLEGINQVQLKENIGLSFAAALRTFLRQDPDIIMVGEIRDPDTANMAIRAALTGHLVLSTIHTNSAWGTVSRLIDMGIPNFLIANTLNTSVAQRLVRTLCPNCKREEELTADLYPRQFKPYFTVHRHAVAVGCASCYFTGFKGRKAVYEIIPMDHGLVDEIKKGNMRVDEQLKERKIKTLGENAFELFAAGETTIEEIYPLLFNY from the coding sequence GTGGGGACAGCTTATCATTTTTCAACAGAAATACTGCATGCAATTTCCCGGGATATCGCATGGCACTACCGTATTATTCCATTTGACCGGAATAGTAAGGAAATTCATTTTTACACAGATCGGTCAACTGACCTTTCCGGACTGGAGAATGAGTTGGCTATTCTCTTTGATGAGCATATTATCCTGGAGATTACTTCATCGGCCCAGATCGAAGAATGGCTCAATAAACATTACTTTGGCGAAAAACAGTCGGAAGGAAATGAAGCTGTCAAAAACTTGGTCTTTAATGCAGATTTTCTTGATAATTTGATCTACGAAGCAAAACAGCTTAAAAGCAGTGATATTCATATAGAGACCTATGAAAACCGCTGCCGAGTACGGGTGCGTATCGATGGAATGATGGTGGAACGGTATGTGCTGAAAAGAGAGGATTATCCGGCTTTGATCAATAAGATCAAGATCATGTCCAATCTGGATATTGCCGAAAAACGCCTGCCACAGGATGGGCGTATCCATTACAGACGTAATCAGGATCAGTTTGATATCCGTGTATCGGTGCTACCCACTCTTCACGGGGAAAAGGTCGTGCTGCGTCTGCTGAACAATAATGCCACCAATATCCAACTGGATAAATTGGGGATGTCTCCGGAGGATTATGAAAATTACCTCCACGGAGTGAAAAAGCCCAATGGTATTTTGCTGATCAGCGGACCTACTGGTTCGGGTAAGACAACTACCTTATATGCTACACTAAAACACTTAAATAAGACCACAAATAATATTCTGACCATAGAAGACCCTATCGAGTATACGTTGGAGGGTATCAACCAGGTACAGCTCAAGGAAAATATCGGGCTGAGCTTTGCTGCTGCACTGCGTACGTTCTTGCGTCAGGATCCGGATATTATTATGGTGGGGGAGATCCGTGATCCCGATACCGCCAATATGGCCATACGGGCGGCGCTAACGGGACACTTGGTATTGTCCACCATCCACACGAATTCTGCATGGGGAACGGTATCGCGTTTGATCGATATGGGGATTCCCAATTTTTTGATTGCCAATACCCTAAATACTTCCGTAGCTCAGCGTTTGGTGCGTACGCTTTGTCCCAATTGTAAACGGGAGGAGGAGCTGACAGCCGATCTATACCCCAGACAATTTAAACCTTATTTTACGGTGCATAGGCATGCAGTTGCCGTGGGTTGCGCATCTTGTTATTTTACAGGTTTTAAAGGGCGAAAAGCGGTCTATGAGATTATTCCGATGGATCATGGGCTGGTGGACGAGATCAAAAAAGGGAATATGCGGGTGGACGAGCAACTGAAGGAACGAAAAATAAAAACACTTGGCGAAAATGCATTTGAGCTTTTCGCTGCCGGGGAAACAACGATAGAGGAAATCTATCCATTACTATTCAATTATTGA
- a CDS encoding type II secretion system protein, whose product MKRFYKKRLKAYSLTEILVVMVIIGILVLLALPNLMPLITKAKSTEAKVQLQHLQTLEKNYFFEKSKYSGNLDEIGFVQEKLSTDDKDGKANYRIEIVRADQNTFLGRATAVVDFNGDGKFNVWEIDQDKNLKEVTAD is encoded by the coding sequence ATGAAAAGATTTTACAAAAAGCGATTAAAGGCCTATAGTCTTACGGAAATCCTTGTGGTTATGGTGATTATCGGTATCTTAGTGCTGTTGGCGTTACCGAATCTGATGCCATTGATTACCAAAGCCAAAAGCACCGAAGCTAAGGTACAGCTTCAGCATTTGCAGACCCTGGAGAAAAATTATTTTTTCGAAAAGTCCAAATACAGTGGCAACCTGGATGAAATCGGTTTTGTACAGGAAAAATTAAGTACTGACGATAAAGACGGAAAAGCCAATTATCGGATCGAAATTGTACGCGCTGATCAGAACACCTTTCTAGGTAGAGCAACTGCCGTAGTGGATTTCAATGGCGACGGCAAGTTCAATGTGTGGGAAATAGACCAAGATAAAAACCTAAAAGAGGTTACCGCAGATTAA